TTTTTCAAATAATCTATCTTCTATCAAGTCTAGTTGCTCGCTCCAAGAACCTAAAACGGCAAAATATTCATCAACAATCATATCCATTAAGGCGTACATCAAGTAACTGCTTCCGCCAATGCGAATATTACCTTTTCCTATTTCTAAACGATTACGAATTGGGTCTAAACAGTCTTCATACTTATCTTGAAAAGTGAATAATACGTTGCTGGTTAAAATGAAAGATAATTGTTCGTTCTCTAAACTATTTTCTTCATCTAGAAATAACATCCTACTTATGGCAAAATCGTAGGCACCATATTCCTCATATTTAGGGCGTTGGTAAGTCCTCGTAATATCTTCTAAAATAAGCTTGTTGATATTCCAATCCTTGGTTAAGGTTTCGAATAGTTGAATAGAGTTAAAGCCCTTTATTTCAACCCAATAATTATGGATTGTATCAGTTAATCGTTGTTTTAAACCTTCAATGTTTTCAAGCTTCTCTACATTATAATAACTCTCATTATAACTATATAAATTGATATGAGGAGCTAAAGAATTTTCATCAATATAAACCATACCTGGACTAGAACCAGGACTTGGTAGAGCATAGCGATGTTTATGATGTTTGTGTTTGCTTCTAGCCATCTATTAAAGATATGATTTTGTCTGTGGACCTTGATTAAACAATAAATCTACAATACTTAAGTTTGAGATAAATTCATTTCTATCGCTAAACACTTGGAAATAGCTTTTCGTTTCAACCGAATGAATTGTTTTTTTGTTAAAGCTATCTCTCAAATCTAAGCCATCAATTTCCTTAAAATATTCTTCTGTAAAATTAAGGGTTGAATTAAATTTCATTTGCTTTAAAAGCCAACTCAATAGTTCTAAGTTATAATCAAAAAGGAAATCATATTTTTTTTCATAGAATGGAGCTAATCCATCTTCGTAATATTCAAAATAAGCAGAACTTCTATAACAAGTTTGTAAGCTTAACCAATGTAAACGCTGCCATTTTGAATCGTAACTAATTTTAACATCTTTAAATGGTGTACGGACTTTTGAACCTTTTATTACTGGAATAAATAAATCTAATATACCATCCGGCGAAGCAATACTTACTCGATTACGAAATGTTTGCTTTGGGAAATGCTCATGTTTTTCTATTAAAAAATTTAAATCATTCTCTTTTAATGCAGTGAAGTAACTAACTGGCGGAAGATAAAAAAGTGGAAATATAGCTGAACTTTGCATCTGTTATTTTATGTTTGCAATCTAGGCATCGAAATTAATGATTAAAAAAGGCTTTTTGCATATCGGGTTATTTTTTTTGTATCTGTTATCTCTTTTGCCATTAGCTGTGCTACATTTTTTTGCAAGATTACTTTATTACCCACTCTATCATATTATAGGCTATAGAAGAAAAGTAGTGAGAGAAAATGTGCAAAAATCTTTTCCAGAAAAGAGTTTTGAAGAAATCATTCGCATAGAAAAAAGCTTTTATAAATATTTGGCAGATTTGATTTTCGAAATCATAAAGTTAAATACAATTTCAGAAAGCGAACTACGTAAACGAGTTAAATTTAATGGTCTAAGCCAAATTGAGGCCTATTTTAGCAAAGGAGAAAGTGTGTTGGCCTGCACTGGTCATTATGGAAATTGGGAATTATGTATGTTAGCTTTAGGATTAAACCTTAGTGCCACTGAATATGTGATTTATAAGCCTTTGGCCAGTGAAGTTTTTGAAAAATGGTTTCAAAAGCTAAGAACTCGTTTTGGAAATGAATTTGTGCCAATGCGCCAAACTTTAAGAAAGGTAATCGCCACAAAAGACCAGCCAACTATGTTTTGTTTTGCTGCCGACCAAACACCTGTTAAGGAAGAAACACAGTATACTTTACAATGGTTAAATCAGCCTACTGCAGTTTTGTTAGGTTTAGAGAAAATAGCACTACAGACTAATAGGCCAATATTTTATTTTGATGTAATTAAAGTTAAACGAGGTTATTATGAGGTTGATTGTTTGTTATTATGCGAAGAACCAAAAGCGACTGAAGGCCACGAAATAACCGATTTATTATATGAGTTTTTAAATAAAACCATTCAGCGTGAGCCCCCTTTTTGGCTTTGGAGCCATAGGCGATGGAAATTTGTAGTTTAGAGATATGGCACCAAGTGTAGCAGTTGTAATTTTAAATTGGAATGGTAAAAATTTGTTAGAAAAATTTTTACCAAGTGTTATGCAATCTAAGTATCAGAACTTACAAATAATAGTAGGTGATAATGCTTCTACTGATGATTCCGTTGAATTTATCAAAACAAATTATCCTCAAATAACTGTTCTAACTAACGATAAAAACTACGGTTTTGCTGGTGGATATAATCACATTTTAGAAAGAGTAAATGCTGATTATTTTGTGCTACTAAACTCTGATGTTGAAGTTCCAGAAAATTGGATTAAACCAGTTATAGACTTAATGCAGAGCGATGAAAAGATTGCTGTTGCTCAACCAAAAATAAAATATCAAGTTGAAAAAGACCAATTTGAATATGCTGGTGCGGCTGGTGGATTTATGGACTTGTACGCTTACCCATTTTGTAGAGGAAGAATTTTTGATGAAGTTGAGTTAGACAATAATCAGTATAACTCAAATACAGATATCTTTTGGGCAAGTGGTGCTGCTTTTTTTATTAAAAGCAAAGCTTGGAAAGAAGTGAATGGCTTAGATGCAGATTTGTTTGCCCATATGGAGGAGATAGATTTATGCTGGCGGTTAAAGAACTTGGGTTATAGAATTGTTGCTTGTGCAGATGCAGAAGTTTACCATTTAGGTGGCGGCACATTAAATGCAATTAATCCCTTTAAAACCTATTTAAACTTTAGAAACAACCTAATTATCATGCAAAAGAATTTGCCAAAGGGTGATGCTTATACCTTAATTTTTGCTAGGATTTGGCTAGATTTTGCAGCTTGGTTACGGTTTTTATTAAAAGGGAAACCTAAATTTACATTAGCTATTTCTAAAGCTCATTTTCATTTTTTTAGAGACTTGAATAAAACAGCTGCAAAAAGAAGCGACAAACAGATTCCTTTTAAAAATCATATTGGCGTTTATAAACACAGTATTGTCTGGGCTTATTTCGTTAAAAAATTAAAGAAGTTTAATGACTTAAGATGGTAATTAAATGCCTTTTAATTGTTCACCAATTGTTTTTTCTATCCAATAAACCGTATTTCCTGTTAAGCCTATTGTACTGAATTTAATCAAGCTATCTTTACCTACAATTACATGTGTAGGATAACCATCAATTTCATATTTCTGAGAATAATATCTTCCATCATCTACTATATTGTAGTTAAAAGCAGTTGTTTTCAAAAACTCTTTAAGCTCAGATTTACTATCTAAAGCAACAGCAATAAATACTACATCTTTATTGTCTTTGTATTTTTCTACTACTTTGTTTAATTCAGGGATTTCTTGCTTGCAAGGTGGACAGTTGATAAACCAAAAATTGATAACGTAAATTTTATCTACAGCTGTTTTTAAATCGTATTTATTACCATTGATGTCTGTAAACTTATCACCGTTAAACTTCTCTCCTTCTTTTAATGAGGCTGCCTGACGAGGTTTTGGCATATTAAGCATCGCCGCTTTTTTTCTTTCAGCTGCCCTTGCTTTCTCGACATCATTCATTTTGTAGGCTACAAATTCTTCTGACCCTTGTGGTCTTCTTAAATTATATTCACCAGTTTCCATTAATTTCTGCCAAATTGCATAAGGCAAAACTGTTCCCGAACTATCTTTTACAACTGTATTCTGGTCTAATTTTGTAGTTGTTCTTGTTGTTATTTGTGCATGGGCATTAACGGCAAAAAACAAGCTTAGTATGAATAGGTATTTTTTCATCTCCATAATTATTTTAATAAACTTTCAATTGCTAAACGATAGCCATCTAAACCAAAACCTGTTAAAACGCCTTTACAGTTTTTCCCTGTTAAAGAAACGTGGCGAAATTCTTCACGAGCATAGATATTAGAAATATGTACCTCTACAACAGGGGTTCTTATAGCTGCAATGGCATCAGCAATTGCTACAGAAGTATGTGTGTAACCTCCTGCATTAATGATAATGCCATCGTAAGAAAAGCCAACTTCGTGTAATTTGTTAATCAACTCCCCTTCAACATTGCTTTGGTAATAATCAATTTCTATAATGCTGTACATTTCACGCAGTTGCGAAATATAAGTTTCAAATCCTTCTGAGCCATATATAGAAGGTTCACGTAAACCTAAAAGATTTAAATTTGGACCGTTGATTATTTGTATTTTCATACGTTTTAGTTTGAAATGTTG
The sequence above is drawn from the Pedobacter frigiditerrae genome and encodes:
- a CDS encoding lysophospholipid acyltransferase family protein → MIKKGFLHIGLFFLYLLSLLPLAVLHFFARLLYYPLYHIIGYRRKVVRENVQKSFPEKSFEEIIRIEKSFYKYLADLIFEIIKLNTISESELRKRVKFNGLSQIEAYFSKGESVLACTGHYGNWELCMLALGLNLSATEYVIYKPLASEVFEKWFQKLRTRFGNEFVPMRQTLRKVIATKDQPTMFCFAADQTPVKEETQYTLQWLNQPTAVLLGLEKIALQTNRPIFYFDVIKVKRGYYEVDCLLLCEEPKATEGHEITDLLYEFLNKTIQREPPFWLWSHRRWKFVV
- a CDS encoding glycosyltransferase family 2 protein, with the translated sequence MAPSVAVVILNWNGKNLLEKFLPSVMQSKYQNLQIIVGDNASTDDSVEFIKTNYPQITVLTNDKNYGFAGGYNHILERVNADYFVLLNSDVEVPENWIKPVIDLMQSDEKIAVAQPKIKYQVEKDQFEYAGAAGGFMDLYAYPFCRGRIFDEVELDNNQYNSNTDIFWASGAAFFIKSKAWKEVNGLDADLFAHMEEIDLCWRLKNLGYRIVACADAEVYHLGGGTLNAINPFKTYLNFRNNLIIMQKNLPKGDAYTLIFARIWLDFAAWLRFLLKGKPKFTLAISKAHFHFFRDLNKTAAKRSDKQIPFKNHIGVYKHSIVWAYFVKKLKKFNDLRW
- the aroQ gene encoding type II 3-dehydroquinate dehydratase; this encodes MKIQIINGPNLNLLGLREPSIYGSEGFETYISQLREMYSIIEIDYYQSNVEGELINKLHEVGFSYDGIIINAGGYTHTSVAIADAIAAIRTPVVEVHISNIYAREEFRHVSLTGKNCKGVLTGFGLDGYRLAIESLLK
- a CDS encoding TlpA disulfide reductase family protein: MKKYLFILSLFFAVNAHAQITTRTTTKLDQNTVVKDSSGTVLPYAIWQKLMETGEYNLRRPQGSEEFVAYKMNDVEKARAAERKKAAMLNMPKPRQAASLKEGEKFNGDKFTDINGNKYDLKTAVDKIYVINFWFINCPPCKQEIPELNKVVEKYKDNKDVVFIAVALDSKSELKEFLKTTAFNYNIVDDGRYYSQKYEIDGYPTHVIVGKDSLIKFSTIGLTGNTVYWIEKTIGEQLKGI
- the corA gene encoding magnesium/cobalt transporter CorA: MARSKHKHHKHRYALPSPGSSPGMVYIDENSLAPHINLYSYNESYYNVEKLENIEGLKQRLTDTIHNYWVEIKGFNSIQLFETLTKDWNINKLILEDITRTYQRPKYEEYGAYDFAISRMLFLDEENSLENEQLSFILTSNVLFTFQDKYEDCLDPIRNRLEIGKGNIRIGGSSYLMYALMDMIVDEYFAVLGSWSEQLDLIEDRLFEKPDKTIMYDTQLIKRNLITLRRVAWPERDKMNDILRTDSPLIGEATKVYLRDAYDHCIQIIDMVESLKEISASNIDMYLSIISNRMNEIMKVLTIISSIFIPLTFIAGIYGMNFSREDPVTGKILPQNMPELYQEHGYLYTMIVMGIIAVVQVIYFWRKGWFK
- a CDS encoding WbqC family protein, coding for MQSSAIFPLFYLPPVSYFTALKENDLNFLIEKHEHFPKQTFRNRVSIASPDGILDLFIPVIKGSKVRTPFKDVKISYDSKWQRLHWLSLQTCYRSSAYFEYYEDGLAPFYEKKYDFLFDYNLELLSWLLKQMKFNSTLNFTEEYFKEIDGLDLRDSFNKKTIHSVETKSYFQVFSDRNEFISNLSIVDLLFNQGPQTKSYL